Within Metabacillus sp. KUDC1714, the genomic segment TCCATATTTTAGACCCTTCAAATATGACTAACTCGCAATCTAATTTAAGACCTGCTGATTTAGCTGGTAATGATAGCTCGATGAAAAATGAAGAGAGCGTACAAATACTAGAACAAGAAACTAGTGTAGCAAAAAAACAAGTTGCAGCAACGAGCACGAAAACAATTCGAGTAAACATCGAACGTTTAGATATTCTTATGAATCTATTTGAAGAGCTTGTAATTGACCGTGGGAGATTAGAACAAATTTCAAAGGATTTAAACAATAACGAACTGGATGAAACAGTTGAAAGAATGTCAAGAATCTCAGGTGATCTGCAAAATATCATTTTAAACATGAGAATGGTTCCAGTTGAGACAGTATTTAACCGTTTCCCTCGTATGATTCGTCAACTTGCAAAGGATTTAAATAAAAAAATAAACTTAGAGATTATTGGTGCTGAAACTGAATTAGATCGAACAGTCATTGATGAAATAGGTGATCCACTTGTTCATCTTTTACGAAATGCAATTGATCATGGTATTGAGATGCCAGATGTTCGAGTGAAAAAAGGGAAAACAGAAGAAGGAAATGTAATTTTAAGAGCTTACCATAGTGGAAATCATGTGTTCATAGAAATCGAAGATGATGGTGCAGGTATAAATCGTGATCGAGTTCTAAAAAAGGCCATTGACAGAGATGTTATCACTGAACAAACTGCATCAACCTTGACTGACAAACAGGTTTATGAGCTTATTTTTTCTTCTGGTTTTTCCACTGCCGATCAAATCTCTGATATATCAGGACGTGGAGTAGGTCTGGATGTTGTTAAAAGTACAATTGAATCACTTGGTGGCTCTGTATCAATTGATGCTGAGGAAGGAAAAGGATCCTTATTCTCAATTCAGCTTCCACTTACTTTATCAATAATCTCAGTGATGCTTGTGGAATTACAAAATGAAAAATATGCAATCCCACTATCGTCTATAATTGAAACGGCAGTTATTAAAAAGGAAGAAATTCTACAAGCACATAATCAAAAGGTCATTGATTATCGCGGGAAAATTGTTCCATTAGTATTCTTGAGTGAGATATTTGAAGTACCAGTGGAAAATTCAAATGAAGATTTTGTTTCCTTAATAATTGTACGAAAAGGTGATAAAATGGCTGCGTTAGTAGTGGATTCGTTCATCGGCCAACAGGAAATTGTTCTAAAATCTCTCGGGAATTATTTGAATTCAGTTTTTGCTATCACAGGTGCAACCATTTTAGGAGATGGACAAGTAGCTCTAATTATTGATTGTAATTCTTTAATAAAATAGAGGATTGTATGTGTCTAGCCTATAAAGAAAAGGCTCTGTTAATGTTCACTGTTGATTTTTGCACTTTGTTGATTTGAGAGGAAAGCGAACGCCTTTAGAAATCAAAAACCTAGTTTAACAGAAAAAGTAAAAAATCCATTTTTATCTAAGGCTTAAGCTACTAATGAATGGAAGAGAAGAACACCTTCTATCTATTATTTTCTTATGCTTGTCGGGGCTAACTAAGCATTCCGCATTACTAAGAAAGGGGTCTTTCCAATGAGTGAATACATGTCAGAAGATGTAAAAGTCATTGTGTTTCAACTACAGGATGAGGAATATGGAATTCCTGTTCAACAAGTTAAATCGATTGAAAAGGTTCAACATATTACACGTGTACCTAGAACAGCACCTTATATAAGAGGTGTTATTAATTTAAGAGGTGTTGTCACGCCGATAATTGACTTACGTAAACGTCTCGGTCTAGAAAAACTTTCAACGAATGAGGGTACAAGAATAATCATTGTTTCTAAGGACGACACGGAGGTAGGCTTTATAGTCGATGCAGCAAATGATGTAATTGATATTCATTCAGAAATTATTGAACCAGCACCTGAAGTAGTAGGAGCAGTTCATTCAGACTATATTCAAGGTGTAGCAAAATTAGAAAAAAGATTAATTGTCATGATTGATTTAGAAGAAATATTAAAGATTGAAAATCAGCCTTCATTGCTAGTTTAGGAGCATACAAATGGAATTTTTAAAAAGTATTTCTTTTAAGCATTTAGACGTTTTAAAAGAGGTAGGTAATATTGGAGCTGGTCACTCTGCTACCGCCCTTTCTAAGCTTTTAAATAAAAAAATTGATATGTCGGTTCCAAATGTTAAAGTTGTTTCTTTTAATGAGTTAACAGAATGGTTAGGAGGACCTGAAGTCTTTATTGCCAGTGTTTTTTTACGAATTGAAGGGGATATTCCTGGTTCTCTATTTTTTGTACTTAGCATTGAACAGGCTGAACGCTTTGTAAAGCAATTAATTGATGATGCTAATTTTTCACTTAGACAATCAACTTATGATGAAATTGGACTATCTGCATTTCAGGAGCTTGGAAATATAGTAACAGGATCATATCTTTCATCATTATCTGACCTCACTGATTTACATCTCTATCCTTCTGTGCCTGCTTTATCATTCGATATGTTTGGAGCAGTAATAAGTCATGGATTGATTGAATTATCCCAAGTGAGTGATTATGCGATTATTATTGACACAGTAATTAAAGAAGAAGATCAGCAAGAAGTTGACACTGTTAAAGGCCACTTTTTTCTATTACCAGATCCAACCTCATTTAAAAAGCTCTTTGAAGCATTAGGTGTAACAGATGATGATTAAATCTAAGGAAACAATAAAAGTAGGGATTGCTGATCTTAATGTAGTTAAGTCACCTAATCAAATTAGAACCTCAGGACTAGGTTCTTGTGTCGGTTTGATATTATTTGACAAGGTAAACGAAGTAGCGGGTTTGGCACATATCATGCTTCCGGACTCTTCTCTCGCAAATAAAGGCTCTATGAACAATGCTAAATACGCTGATACTGCAATACCACAGTTATTGGATAGATTAGCAGAATCAGGAGCTAGGGTTAGATCACTACAAGCTAAAATGGCTGGCGGTGCTCAGATGTTTCAATTTCAATCGTCTAATGACATGATGAGAATTGGTCCGAGAAATGTAGAAGCAATTAAGCAACAGCTAAAAAAGTATAACATCAATCTAATAAGTGAGGATGTTGGCGGTAATAGTGGTAGAACAATCGAATTTGACCCGAAAACATGTGAATTGATGATAAGAACAGTAAATCAAGGTACAAAAGTGATTTGAATAATAGAGGTGTGTTTACAATTCTTGGTAAGGGGGGGTTAAAATGGCTCAATTAACAATAAATGAGGAACAAGTGATATGGCAAAAATGGATAGATGTACGTGACACAAATGCTGGCAATGTTCTCATAAAAAGATACATGCCCCTTGTTTCTTATCACGTACAGAGGATTTCTGTGGGGCTTCCTAAAAGTGTAAGTAAGGATGATTTAATGAGTTTAGGCTTATTTGGCCTATACGATGCATTAGAAAAGTTTGATCCAAATCGAGATTTGAAATTTGATACGTATGCATCTTTCCGAGTAAGGGGAGCAATTATTGATGGATTAAGAAAAGAGGATTGGTTACCACGTAGTTCTAGAGAAAAAGCAAAACGTGTTGAAGCAACTATTGAGAAATTAGAGCAAAAGCATCTAAGAAACGTTTCTTCAAAAGAGATTGCAAATGAGTTAGGACTTTCTGAAGGTGAAGTCGTCAGTGTCATAAATGAAGGTTTTTTTGCGAATGTCCTTTCAATCGATGATCAGCTTTTTGATCAAGATGATGGGGAAGGCATCGGGTTTACGATTAAAGATGAACATCAGCACACACCCGAAGATAAAATTCTAAAAGATGAATTAATTGGACAATTATCTGAAGTGATTACCCAGCTAAGTGAGAAAGAACAGCTTGTGATTAGCTTTTTTTACAAAGAAGAATTAACCTTAACTGAAATTGGACAAGTTATGAACTTATCAACTTCAAGAATTTCACAAATTCATTCAAAAGCTTTATTTAAATTAAGAAAAATATTGGAAAATGTGATTCATTAACATTAATCGGGTGAGAGTGAATGTGAGCCTTAGAAATATTGAAATGTACTGCCCTTCCACGTACACATGATACAGGAAAGCTACAGGAGCAACTAAATCAAAGAAGCCAGCTTGCTCAAGACCAGCTGGCTAATTCATTTCAAAAATAATCTGACATAAAAAGATCACAAGTGTAAGAAAATAGTGATAGTGAGAAATTACATCTAAAAAAGGAAAGTTCTGAGCAACATCAACAGCACAATCAGAAAAAAAGAAAAAACAAGATGAGAATCCTGATCATCCCTATAAAGGGGAAAAATCGATTTTTTTGGTTAAGAAAGGATGTCTATGACTACAATATTACTATTGATAAGTTTACTACTCCATGTAGTAGCTTTTTATTTTATCATCGTTTTATATACAAAATATTCAACGATTAAAGATCTTTCAAATTCTCAAAGGGCTATCCTTGATGAAACGGAAACTTCAATGACAAGCTTTTTAATTGAGATGAAAGAAGAGAATGAGAGACTGATCCAGCATTTAAAACAAGAATCTGCACATATTACTAACCATGGAAAAGAGTTAGAAGCAAAGACAAAAGAGAGCAATCATCCCACAGCCAACTCCACGATGATTCACACGAATGAGAAAGTACCGGAAGAACCTCAAGAGAGTGAACTACCTGACTACTTATCTGAGCTTAATGAAATCGAAGATATTGTTGAAATCAGTCAACCAGTACAAAAAAAAGATCTTCCTTTTGAAATTCAAGCTATAAATCTATATGAAAACGGTCATACTGTTGAACAGATTGCTAAAAAATTAAGTAAGGGAAAGACAGAAATAGAGCTTCTTCTTAAATTTCGTCAAAAGTAGTCAATATATCCTTGATTGTCATATTTCAATATGGTATATTAATTTTTGGTGTTATTACACACGTTTATAGATTTAAGCATTGGTGCTGTTAGTAACAGTTATGCTTAAAGATGATATAAGCGGAGGAGAACAAAACCATTAGGAGGAACAAACACATGTCAGTTATTTCTATGAAGCAATTGCTTGAAGCTGGTGTTCACTTCGGTCACCAAACACGCCGTTGGAACCCAAAAATGAAACGTTACATCTTTACTGAGCGTAACGGTATCTACATTATCGACCTTCAAAAGACAGTTAAAAAGGTTGAAGAAGCTTACAAATTCGTTAAGGAACTTGGAGCTGAAGGTGGTACAATCCTATTCGTTGGTACAAAAAAACAAGCACAGGACTCTGTTAAAGAAGAAGCAGAACGCTCTGGAATGTACTTTGTTAACCAACGTTGGTTAGGTGGTACGTTAACAAACTTTGAAACAATCCAAAAGCGTATCAAACGTTTAAAAGATATTCAAAGAATGCAGGAAGATGGAACTTTTGAAGTCCTTCCTAAAAAAGAAGTTGTTCAACTTAACAAAGAGCTTGAGCGTCTTGAAAAATTCCTAGGTGGAATTAAAGACATGAAGCAATTACCAGATGCATTATTTATTATTGATCCTCGTAAAGAGCGTATCGCAGTAGCGGAAGCTCGTAAATTAAACATCCCGATCGTTGGTATCGTTGATACAAACTGTGATCCAGATGAAATTGATTACGTAATCCCTGCAAATGATGATGCAATTCGCGCTGTTAAGCTTCTTACTGCAAAAATTGCAGATGCAATTTTAGAATCTAAACAAGGTGAAGAAACAACACCTGCATAATGTGCAAAAGGTGATAAGGGGAATTGACCTTTTATCACCTTTTTTTAAGCAAGTTACATAAAGTACAAATGCAAAAGCGCCTTGAACAGGCTCGGGAAAATAAGACGTCAATTATAGAAGGCGTTTTTCGCCTTCAATTATTGGGTGGCTGTAGACCCAAGTGGGGCTAGGCGATGGAGCTGTATGTCGAAACTTTATCTTAAGAACAAGATAATTCTTAAACTATAAAAACAATTGACCTTAAGGAGGAATACCGTTATGGCAGTAACTGCACAAATGGTAAAAGAACTACGTGAAAAAACTGGCGCTGGAATGATGGATTGTAAAAAGGCGTTAACTGAAACAAACGGAGATATGGATCAAGCGATTGATTACCTACGTGAAAAAGGTATCGCAAAAGCAGCTAAAAAAGCTGACCGTATTGCAGCAGAAGGATCTACATTAGTAAAAGTTAACGGTAATGAGGCAGTTATTTTGGAAGTTAACTCTGAAACTGACTTCGTAGCGAAAAACGAAGGATTTAAAGAGTTAATCAATGGATTAGCTGATTTCTTATTGACGAAAAAACCAGCTGATGTTGATGCTGCATTAGCAGAAACAATGGACAATGGTACAAATGTTGGAGATTATATTAACTCAGCAATTGCAAAAATTGGTGAAAAAATCACTCTTCGTCGTTTTACAATTGTATCTAAATCTGATAACGATGCATTTGGTGCTTACTTACACATGGGAGGACGTATTGGTGTTCTTACATTATTAGAAGGTACTACTAATGAAGATGCTGCTAAAGATGTAGCAATGCAT encodes:
- a CDS encoding chemotaxis protein CheW is translated as MSEYMSEDVKVIVFQLQDEEYGIPVQQVKSIEKVQHITRVPRTAPYIRGVINLRGVVTPIIDLRKRLGLEKLSTNEGTRIIIVSKDDTEVGFIVDAANDVIDIHSEIIEPAPEVVGAVHSDYIQGVAKLEKRLIVMIDLEEILKIENQPSLLV
- a CDS encoding chemotaxis protein CheC, whose product is MEFLKSISFKHLDVLKEVGNIGAGHSATALSKLLNKKIDMSVPNVKVVSFNELTEWLGGPEVFIASVFLRIEGDIPGSLFFVLSIEQAERFVKQLIDDANFSLRQSTYDEIGLSAFQELGNIVTGSYLSSLSDLTDLHLYPSVPALSFDMFGAVISHGLIELSQVSDYAIIIDTVIKEEDQQEVDTVKGHFFLLPDPTSFKKLFEALGVTDDD
- a CDS encoding chemotaxis protein CheD; the encoded protein is MIKSKETIKVGIADLNVVKSPNQIRTSGLGSCVGLILFDKVNEVAGLAHIMLPDSSLANKGSMNNAKYADTAIPQLLDRLAESGARVRSLQAKMAGGAQMFQFQSSNDMMRIGPRNVEAIKQQLKKYNINLISEDVGGNSGRTIEFDPKTCELMIRTVNQGTKVI
- a CDS encoding FliA/WhiG family RNA polymerase sigma factor gives rise to the protein MAQLTINEEQVIWQKWIDVRDTNAGNVLIKRYMPLVSYHVQRISVGLPKSVSKDDLMSLGLFGLYDALEKFDPNRDLKFDTYASFRVRGAIIDGLRKEDWLPRSSREKAKRVEATIEKLEQKHLRNVSSKEIANELGLSEGEVVSVINEGFFANVLSIDDQLFDQDDGEGIGFTIKDEHQHTPEDKILKDELIGQLSEVITQLSEKEQLVISFFYKEELTLTEIGQVMNLSTSRISQIHSKALFKLRKILENVIH
- the rpsB gene encoding 30S ribosomal protein S2, producing MSVISMKQLLEAGVHFGHQTRRWNPKMKRYIFTERNGIYIIDLQKTVKKVEEAYKFVKELGAEGGTILFVGTKKQAQDSVKEEAERSGMYFVNQRWLGGTLTNFETIQKRIKRLKDIQRMQEDGTFEVLPKKEVVQLNKELERLEKFLGGIKDMKQLPDALFIIDPRKERIAVAEARKLNIPIVGIVDTNCDPDEIDYVIPANDDAIRAVKLLTAKIADAILESKQGEETTPA
- the tsf gene encoding translation elongation factor Ts — encoded protein: MAVTAQMVKELREKTGAGMMDCKKALTETNGDMDQAIDYLREKGIAKAAKKADRIAAEGSTLVKVNGNEAVILEVNSETDFVAKNEGFKELINGLADFLLTKKPADVDAALAETMDNGTNVGDYINSAIAKIGEKITLRRFTIVSKSDNDAFGAYLHMGGRIGVLTLLEGTTNEDAAKDVAMHIAAVNPKYVSRDQVSAEEAEHERKILTEQALNEGKPENIVAKMVEGRLGKYFEDICLLDQSFVKDPDQKVKQFVESKGGSVKTFIRYEVGEGIEKRQDNFAEEVMSQVKK